One genomic region from Bacillota bacterium encodes:
- the trkA gene encoding Trk system potassium transporter TrkA gives MHIIIIGGGGVGYELARSLSEKNQDVVIIEKDPEKAYRINERLDAMVVEGNGANVAILEKAGAREAGIVAAVTEIDEVNIIACMVAKRLGASITVARVRGEEYFEKHHALLHEQMGLDFIINPERLAAQEIVEMIHFPDAGNVEYFAQGKVMMLGIIVEQEAGITNRTLKELPLPPGCIIVGINRPGGEFLVPGGKDMVKPGDKIYLQGKPQVLREVSWMLHHERLRVQRVTILGGGRTGFRLASLLENNGTSRKFSVKLVEKDPLRCEELSRNLSHTLILQGDATDLSFFKGEEIEEAEVLVAATGDDRTNILASLLGKQLGVKKIISEITDLEYIPIFKTLGIDSTVNSRLIAASQILRFTRREDIISLSILQDENAEMLELILPDTARAVGKKVCKLNLPRGVLIGALVRDDEVIIPHGDTLLLAHDRLVIFTLPEISAHLDRFFAGRRTGKADRKFKENHLKKE, from the coding sequence ATGCATATCATCATCATCGGCGGTGGCGGCGTGGGGTATGAACTGGCCCGCAGCCTCTCCGAAAAAAATCAGGATGTCGTCATCATCGAGAAAGACCCCGAGAAAGCATATCGCATCAACGAACGTCTGGATGCCATGGTCGTTGAGGGCAACGGGGCCAACGTGGCCATTCTGGAGAAAGCCGGGGCCAGGGAGGCCGGTATTGTCGCCGCTGTAACGGAGATTGACGAGGTGAACATCATTGCCTGCATGGTGGCCAAACGCCTCGGCGCCAGTATCACGGTGGCCCGGGTTCGCGGCGAGGAATACTTCGAGAAACATCATGCATTGCTCCATGAACAGATGGGTTTGGATTTCATCATTAACCCCGAAAGGTTGGCTGCACAGGAGATAGTGGAGATGATTCATTTCCCGGATGCCGGCAACGTCGAGTACTTTGCCCAGGGCAAGGTGATGATGCTGGGAATCATCGTTGAACAGGAAGCAGGAATTACCAACCGAACCCTCAAGGAGCTGCCGTTGCCGCCGGGCTGCATTATCGTGGGTATCAACCGCCCCGGCGGTGAATTTCTGGTTCCTGGCGGGAAGGATATGGTCAAACCGGGTGACAAGATATATCTGCAGGGAAAACCGCAGGTTTTGCGTGAAGTTAGCTGGATGTTGCATCATGAACGCCTCCGCGTACAGCGGGTAACGATACTGGGCGGCGGCCGAACGGGTTTCCGGCTGGCCTCCCTTCTTGAAAATAACGGGACGAGCCGCAAGTTCTCGGTAAAGTTGGTCGAGAAGGATCCCCTCCGCTGTGAAGAATTGAGCCGCAATCTTTCCCACACTCTCATCCTGCAGGGAGATGCAACCGATCTTTCTTTTTTCAAGGGAGAGGAGATCGAGGAGGCGGAGGTGCTGGTGGCAGCCACCGGCGACGATCGGACCAACATCCTTGCTTCATTGCTGGGAAAACAGCTGGGAGTGAAGAAAATCATTTCCGAGATAACGGACCTCGAATATATTCCCATCTTCAAAACCCTGGGCATCGATAGCACGGTCAATTCCCGTCTTATCGCTGCATCGCAGATCCTGCGTTTTACGAGGAGGGAGGATATCATCTCCCTCTCCATCCTGCAGGATGAGAATGCGGAGATGCTCGAGCTGATCCTTCCCGACACGGCCCGTGCTGTCGGCAAGAAGGTCTGCAAACTGAATTTGCCCCGGGGGGTGCTCATCGGTGCACTGGTGCGGGATGACGAGGTTATCATACCCCATGGTGACACCCTGCTTCTGGCCCACGACCGCCTGGTAATTTTCACCCTTCCCGAAATCAGCGCACATCTGGATCGCTTCTTTGCCGGCAGGCGCACCGGAAAGGCAGACCGGAAGTTCAAAGAAAATCATTTGAAGAAGGAATGA
- a CDS encoding TrkH family potassium uptake protein, with amino-acid sequence MQRLHILHLIGYLLIALSLVMLFPLAWSLFEGGADSSSLLVSALITGLVGIILCLLIPSSNRITLVDSFALVTLAWFFAGFFGALPYYFYGLFDSFTAACFESISGFTTTGATVINDVEAVPAGLLLWRSLTQWLGGMGIIALFVALLPRLGLHGMNLFRAEVPGVFADRVVPRVAEMARKLWYIYVVLTMLQTALLMLVGLPFYHALNHALTTMPTGGFSTLNSGVASLGNPAAEMIIIVFMLVAAVNFALYYQLLRGDFRNFFRNPELRFYLFFVLLVTILVAFNIHSHDGVGETMRRASFQVSSIISTTGFSSVNFDAWPVFSKALLFMCTFIGGPGGSTAGGIKLVRIMLLGKFVYREIYRFVHPAAVSTVKLGDRPIPEDVLRNAVAFIFLYMSASALGALVLAGMGLDLTTSFSAAAASLSNVGAGFGLIGSLPGYGSIPLPGLCFLAFLMILGRLEIYTVLVFFLVAFRRFRRSG; translated from the coding sequence ATGCAACGCCTGCACATCCTGCATCTGATCGGCTATCTGTTGATTGCCCTCTCCCTGGTGATGTTATTTCCTCTGGCATGGTCGCTATTCGAGGGGGGAGCGGATTCGAGCTCTCTCCTGGTTTCGGCACTGATAACCGGGCTGGTCGGTATAATTCTCTGTCTGCTGATTCCTTCCAGCAACAGAATCACTCTGGTTGATAGTTTTGCTCTGGTCACACTGGCCTGGTTCTTTGCCGGGTTTTTCGGTGCACTGCCCTATTATTTTTACGGCCTGTTTGACAGTTTTACCGCTGCTTGCTTTGAATCCATATCCGGATTCACGACCACCGGGGCCACCGTGATCAACGATGTGGAAGCGGTACCGGCAGGGTTGCTGCTCTGGCGCAGCCTGACGCAGTGGTTGGGGGGGATGGGCATCATCGCTCTTTTTGTCGCCCTTCTGCCACGGCTGGGTTTGCATGGCATGAATCTTTTCCGGGCCGAGGTGCCCGGAGTTTTTGCCGATCGCGTCGTGCCCCGCGTTGCGGAGATGGCCAGGAAACTCTGGTATATTTACGTTGTCCTGACCATGTTGCAGACGGCGCTACTCATGCTGGTCGGCCTCCCTTTCTATCATGCCCTCAACCATGCTCTGACCACCATGCCCACGGGTGGATTTTCAACCCTGAATTCCGGCGTGGCCTCCCTGGGAAACCCCGCGGCGGAGATGATCATCATTGTTTTCATGCTGGTGGCCGCCGTGAATTTTGCCCTATACTATCAGTTGCTCCGCGGTGATTTCAGAAACTTTTTCCGCAATCCGGAGTTGCGATTCTATCTTTTTTTCGTCCTGCTGGTCACCATCCTTGTTGCTTTCAATATTCATTCACATGATGGAGTTGGCGAAACGATGCGCCGTGCCTCCTTCCAGGTTTCCTCGATTATCAGCACCACCGGATTCAGTTCGGTTAACTTCGATGCCTGGCCCGTTTTCAGCAAAGCATTGCTTTTCATGTGCACGTTCATCGGTGGTCCGGGGGGATCTACTGCCGGAGGGATCAAGCTTGTACGCATCATGTTGCTGGGCAAATTCGTTTATCGTGAGATATACAGGTTTGTTCATCCAGCGGCGGTGAGTACGGTCAAGCTTGGGGACCGCCCCATCCCGGAAGATGTTTTGCGCAATGCGGTTGCTTTCATTTTTCTGTATATGAGCGCTTCCGCCCTGGGGGCCCTTGTGCTTGCGGGGATGGGTCTGGATCTGACCACCTCCTTTTCCGCGGCGGCTGCTTCCCTGAGCAACGTAGGCGCCGGTTTTGGACTCATCGGTTCGTTGCCCGGATATGGCAGTATCCCCCTTCCGGGCTTATGTTTCCTCGCTTTCCTGATGATCCTCGGGCGGCTGGAAATCTATACGGTGCTTGTCTTTTTTCTGGTGGCTTTCCGGAGGTTCCGGCGCTCCGGCTAG